The following coding sequences lie in one Phycicoccus duodecadis genomic window:
- a CDS encoding carbohydrate ABC transporter permease, with translation MSTATPPPVSGAVADVAIGEAAREDALPTKRRRGSAAGNAARSVTSPWASVIAIVMALAWTTPTFGLLVTSFRKQGDIQATGWWQALSTPFTLSNYSAVLSGAEGQPPLTDFIVNSFVIAIPAVMLPLFLASLAAYAFAWIDFPFRNLLFVAVFALQIVPLQIALLPLVTMFQNIGIGGTYWSLWLSHSAFALPLAVFLLHNFMKEIPASLLEAARVDGAGHVRIFFQVLLPLITPALASFGIFQFLWVWNDLLVAITMLGGNAGNGSNAPLTMVLNNISGTLGNRWYLLSAAAFISIAVPVAVFLSLQRYFVRGLLAGGTKG, from the coding sequence ATGAGCACCGCCACCCCTCCCCCGGTCTCCGGTGCCGTCGCCGACGTGGCGATCGGTGAGGCCGCCCGCGAGGACGCGCTCCCCACGAAGCGCCGTCGGGGCTCCGCGGCGGGGAACGCCGCCCGCTCCGTCACCTCCCCCTGGGCCTCGGTCATCGCCATCGTCATGGCGCTGGCGTGGACCACCCCCACCTTCGGCCTGCTCGTCACCTCCTTCCGCAAGCAGGGCGACATCCAGGCCACCGGCTGGTGGCAGGCCCTGTCGACCCCGTTCACGCTGAGCAACTACTCCGCGGTGCTCTCGGGCGCCGAGGGGCAACCGCCGCTCACCGACTTCATCGTCAACTCGTTCGTGATCGCCATCCCCGCGGTGATGCTGCCGCTGTTCCTGGCGTCGTTGGCGGCCTACGCGTTCGCGTGGATCGACTTCCCGTTCCGCAACCTGCTGTTCGTGGCCGTCTTCGCGCTGCAGATCGTCCCGCTGCAGATCGCGCTGCTCCCCCTCGTCACGATGTTCCAGAACATCGGGATCGGCGGCACGTACTGGTCGCTCTGGTTGTCGCACAGCGCGTTCGCCCTGCCCCTGGCGGTCTTCCTGCTGCACAACTTCATGAAGGAGATCCCGGCCTCGCTCCTCGAGGCGGCCCGGGTCGACGGCGCCGGCCACGTGCGCATCTTCTTCCAGGTGCTGCTGCCGCTGATCACCCCGGCGCTGGCGTCCTTCGGGATCTTCCAGTTCCTCTGGGTGTGGAACGACCTGCTCGTCGCCATCACCATGCTCGGCGGTAACGCCGGGAACGGCAGCAACGCCCCCCTGACCATGGTGCTGAACAACATCAGCGGCACCCTGGGCAACCGGTGGTACCTGCTGTCGGCGGCGGCGTTCATCTCCATCGCCGTCCCGGTGGCGGTCTTCCTCAGCCTCCAGCGCTACTTCGTCCGCGGCCTGCTGGCCGGCGGGACGAAGGGCTGA